Proteins from a single region of Chryseobacterium sp. W4I1:
- a CDS encoding GEVED domain-containing protein: MLNQSGVSSGSFATASVTPPASAVANIPLRMRVIGEFNGTAVTACYTPKYGQVEDYSVIIERQNLLSADNTAKKNNTEIIKDDQSVLIKSDLKISSLHIYDASGRLLINRTEIKSSEFRFPVNEKNTVLTVKAVLENGKIISKKLKF, encoded by the coding sequence GTGCTCAATCAAAGCGGGGTCAGCAGTGGATCTTTTGCAACAGCTTCAGTAACTCCACCAGCCAGTGCAGTAGCCAATATTCCTTTAAGAATGAGGGTAATTGGTGAGTTTAATGGAACAGCTGTAACGGCCTGCTATACCCCAAAATATGGACAGGTAGAAGATTATTCAGTAATCATTGAGCGTCAGAACCTGCTATCTGCTGATAACACAGCTAAGAAAAACAATACAGAAATTATTAAAGATGATCAGTCTGTATTGATAAAAAGTGATCTTAAAATTTCATCGCTGCATATCTATGACGCTTCGGGAAGACTTCTTATTAACAGAACGGAAATAAAATCTTCTGAATTCAGATTTCCTGTGAATGAAAAGAATACTGTTTTAACAGTAAAAGCAGTACTGGAAAACGGAAAAATTATCAGCAAGAAATTAAAGTTCTAA
- a CDS encoding ABC transporter ATP-binding protein, giving the protein MKKQDTWGIVKRLFFIGMKFRSWFILTLIISVILSIVSTYRPYLTMEVVDNDITKLQDKALMMKHIYMLVGLVVAETVLNFFLVYFSNYISQNVIRDIRERLYAKLIYFRTSFFDKTPIGQLVTRAVGDVETIATVYTDGFLMVFGDILRIVFVLVMMFSTNVHLSYITLAILPLMVVITRFFQKRLKKAFGDERTWTANQNSFVQERLAGMPIIQVFNRQEAEFKKFDDINITLKGALLRTVFIFSLFFPVVELISSLFIGFILFYGGYITISAGVVIAFIQYISMLIRPLRQIADRFNNIQRGIVGAERVLGVMDEDYAMPNTGTVKKDHFDGKIEFENVHFAYDDKQEVLKGIDFKVNPGETVAIVGATGAGKSTIISLITRLYDINSGSIRIDNVDLKDYELYNLRSHIGVVLQDVFLFHGSIFENLAFGDESVTLEKIKAGAKEIEVDQFIEQLPGGYDFVVSERGSSISLGQRQLLSFLRAYLSDPKILILDEATSSIDHESEKLIQRATEKITKNRTSIIIAHRLSTIEKADKIIVMEHGKIVEEGKHLELLDRNGYYATLYKAQLRHEVELEEEESQKS; this is encoded by the coding sequence ATGAAAAAACAAGATACCTGGGGGATTGTTAAAAGGCTGTTCTTTATCGGAATGAAATTCCGTTCCTGGTTCATCCTTACCTTGATAATTTCCGTCATACTGTCCATAGTTTCTACCTACAGGCCTTATCTTACCATGGAAGTGGTAGATAATGACATTACCAAACTTCAGGATAAAGCTCTGATGATGAAGCATATCTATATGTTGGTAGGTTTGGTAGTTGCTGAAACTGTTTTAAACTTTTTTCTGGTTTATTTTTCAAATTATATTTCGCAGAACGTTATCCGTGATATCAGGGAGAGACTGTATGCGAAACTGATCTATTTCAGAACTTCATTTTTTGATAAAACTCCTATCGGACAGCTCGTGACCCGTGCGGTAGGAGATGTGGAAACCATTGCTACGGTTTATACGGACGGTTTCCTGATGGTGTTCGGGGATATTCTGAGAATTGTATTTGTTCTGGTGATGATGTTCAGCACCAACGTTCATCTGAGCTATATTACCCTGGCAATTCTTCCTTTAATGGTGGTAATTACCAGATTCTTCCAAAAGAGACTTAAAAAAGCTTTCGGAGATGAAAGGACATGGACAGCCAATCAGAATTCATTTGTTCAGGAAAGACTGGCAGGAATGCCGATCATTCAGGTATTCAACAGGCAGGAAGCGGAATTTAAAAAGTTTGATGATATTAATATTACCCTGAAAGGAGCTTTACTGAGAACGGTTTTTATTTTCTCCTTATTCTTTCCGGTAGTAGAACTTATATCTTCCTTGTTTATCGGGTTTATCCTGTTTTATGGAGGTTATATTACCATCAGTGCCGGTGTTGTCATTGCATTTATACAGTATATATCAATGCTGATCCGTCCGTTGAGGCAGATTGCAGACCGTTTTAATAATATCCAGAGAGGAATTGTAGGAGCAGAAAGGGTATTGGGCGTGATGGATGAAGATTATGCCATGCCGAATACCGGAACTGTGAAAAAAGATCATTTTGACGGTAAAATTGAATTTGAGAATGTACATTTTGCCTATGATGACAAGCAGGAAGTATTGAAAGGAATAGATTTTAAAGTAAATCCGGGAGAAACGGTGGCTATTGTAGGCGCTACAGGAGCGGGAAAATCTACGATCATCAGCCTTATCACAAGACTTTATGATATTAATTCAGGGAGCATCCGTATCGATAATGTTGATTTGAAGGATTATGAGCTTTATAACCTGAGAAGCCACATCGGTGTTGTTCTTCAGGATGTATTTCTTTTCCATGGAAGTATTTTTGAAAACCTTGCGTTCGGAGATGAAAGTGTTACCCTGGAAAAAATAAAAGCCGGAGCGAAAGAAATTGAAGTAGACCAGTTTATCGAGCAGCTTCCGGGAGGTTATGATTTTGTGGTAAGCGAAAGAGGTTCTTCTATTTCTTTAGGCCAGAGACAGCTGTTGTCTTTCCTGAGAGCTTATTTATCAGATCCAAAAATTCTGATCCTGGACGAAGCTACGTCCTCAATTGACCACGAAAGTGAAAAGCTGATTCAGAGAGCAACCGAAAAGATCACTAAAAACAGAACTTCAATCATCATTGCCCATAGGCTTTCTACTATTGAAAAAGCAGATAAAATTATTGTGATGGAGCATGGTAAGATCGTAGAAGAAGGAAAACATTTAGAACTTCTTGACAGAAACGGATATTATGCTACCCTTTACAAAGCCCAGCTGAGACATGAAGTGGAGCTTGAAGAAGAAGAAAGTCAGAAATCTTAA
- the truA gene encoding tRNA pseudouridine(38-40) synthase TruA: MRYFIEFSYNGKNYFGYQIQPDAISVQEEMEKALSTILREEIKTTGAGRTDTGVHAKKIFAHFDTEKAVDEANLPYKLNSFLPSDIAVKRVFRVKDDFHARFDATYRTYEYYISLAKNPFTEESAWQHWKRRLDIHKMNEACKILFEYEDFTSFAKLKTDNKTNICKMYKAEWEQDGTELKFTVSANRFLRNMVRAIVGTMVEIGSGKIQPEDLRKIIEDKHRNAAGTSAPGHGLFLVDVGYEF; encoded by the coding sequence TTGAGATACTTTATAGAATTTTCTTACAACGGGAAAAATTATTTCGGCTACCAGATACAACCGGATGCTATTTCTGTGCAGGAAGAGATGGAAAAAGCGCTATCTACCATCTTAAGGGAAGAGATTAAAACAACAGGTGCGGGAAGAACGGATACAGGGGTTCACGCCAAAAAAATATTTGCTCATTTTGATACGGAAAAAGCAGTAGATGAGGCCAACCTTCCTTATAAACTGAACAGTTTTCTTCCTTCTGATATTGCTGTAAAAAGAGTTTTTCGGGTGAAAGATGATTTTCACGCCCGTTTTGATGCAACCTACAGAACGTATGAGTATTATATTTCCCTGGCAAAAAATCCTTTTACTGAGGAATCTGCATGGCAACACTGGAAAAGACGGCTGGACATTCACAAAATGAATGAAGCCTGCAAAATTCTTTTTGAATATGAGGATTTTACAAGCTTTGCTAAACTAAAAACGGACAACAAAACGAACATCTGCAAAATGTATAAAGCAGAGTGGGAGCAGGATGGGACGGAACTTAAATTTACGGTTTCAGCTAACCGTTTCCTCAGAAATATGGTTCGTGCTATTGTAGGAACGATGGTAGAAATCGGAAGTGGAAAAATACAACCTGAAGATCTGCGTAAAATCATTGAGGATAAGCACCGCAATGCTGCAGGAACCTCAGCTCCGGGACATGGATTATTTCTTGTAGATGTTGGCTATGAATTTTAA
- the lpxK gene encoding tetraacyldisaccharide 4'-kinase: MKRWYLYPFSLGYHLVTGIRNTMYDLGVLKSTKFKTPIINVGNLSVGGSGKSPMVMYLAQYLSKHYRTGVLSRGYGRLSKGYEVTNYESNYKIVGDEAMQLFERFKNRFVIAVSEERVPGAKKIIEDMDLDVLVLDDALQHRAIKAGFNILMTDFNDPYFKDHLLPAGDLRESRAGSKRADIIMVSKCPDELTEETKRYYISRIRPSYHQKVFFSSIGYDENVYGKDKMLPDNNLNYYDILLITGIANPKPLLEHLAKFSQRVKHLKFRDHHNFTDDDIKKITAEYKKLGEYKLILTTEKDYVRLKTFDYLREIVYYWPINVIIDKKEEFNQIILDYVRKN; the protein is encoded by the coding sequence ATGAAAAGATGGTACCTTTATCCTTTTTCCCTTGGTTATCATTTGGTAACGGGTATCCGAAACACAATGTATGATCTTGGTGTTCTGAAGTCAACGAAATTCAAGACCCCGATAATAAATGTCGGGAACCTTTCTGTGGGTGGAAGCGGAAAATCGCCTATGGTGATGTATCTGGCCCAATACCTGTCCAAACATTACAGGACCGGTGTGCTTTCACGTGGTTATGGAAGATTGAGTAAAGGCTACGAAGTAACGAATTATGAAAGTAATTATAAAATCGTTGGCGATGAAGCCATGCAGCTTTTTGAACGCTTCAAAAACCGTTTTGTAATTGCTGTTTCAGAAGAAAGAGTGCCCGGTGCCAAAAAAATAATTGAGGATATGGATCTTGATGTCCTTGTTTTGGATGATGCTTTACAGCACAGAGCAATCAAGGCAGGGTTTAATATTCTGATGACCGATTTCAATGATCCCTACTTCAAAGATCATCTTCTTCCGGCTGGAGATTTAAGAGAATCCAGAGCTGGCTCCAAAAGAGCAGATATTATTATGGTCAGCAAATGTCCCGATGAGCTTACCGAAGAAACCAAACGCTATTATATTTCAAGGATAAGACCTTCTTACCATCAGAAAGTATTCTTTTCTTCCATCGGTTATGATGAGAATGTATATGGAAAAGACAAAATGCTTCCTGACAACAACCTGAATTATTATGACATTCTCCTGATCACAGGAATTGCGAACCCCAAACCTCTTCTTGAGCATCTGGCGAAATTCTCTCAACGGGTTAAACATTTAAAATTCAGGGACCATCATAATTTTACCGATGATGACATTAAAAAAATCACTGCAGAATATAAAAAATTAGGCGAATATAAGCTGATCCTGACCACAGAAAAGGATTATGTACGTCTGAAAACTTTTGACTATCTTAGAGAAATTGTTTACTACTGGCCTATTAATGTCATCATTGATAAGAAGGAAGAATTCAATCAAATCATCTTAGATTATGTTAGAAAAAATTAA
- a CDS encoding purine-nucleoside phosphorylase, translating into MLEKIKQTADFIKSIIKETPDFAVVLGSGLGKLQDEVEAIHVLEYPEIPNFPQTTVPGHGGKLIYGILEGKKVLMMSGRFHYYEGHSMDTVTFPIRVFHLLGIKNLILSNACGGVNPAYSVADIVILKDHINMMPEHPLRGKNIDSFGPRFVDMSEPYNRKMIQTAEKAAAENNIKIHQGVYIALQGPTFETPAEYGMIKAIGGDMVGMSTVPEVIVARHMGMDTFCISVITDLGGPDIAFAVSHEEVLNAANKAMPNVIAIVKGLIRNYP; encoded by the coding sequence ATGTTAGAAAAAATTAAGCAGACCGCCGATTTTATTAAAAGCATCATTAAAGAAACCCCTGATTTTGCAGTTGTTTTAGGCTCCGGGCTGGGAAAGCTGCAGGATGAGGTGGAAGCTATCCATGTTTTGGAATATCCTGAAATTCCTAATTTTCCACAGACTACTGTTCCCGGACATGGCGGAAAACTAATTTACGGAATCCTGGAAGGCAAGAAAGTCTTAATGATGAGCGGGCGTTTTCATTATTATGAAGGTCATTCTATGGATACGGTGACTTTTCCTATCAGAGTCTTTCACCTACTGGGAATTAAAAATCTTATTCTTTCCAATGCTTGTGGTGGTGTAAATCCTGCTTACAGCGTTGCAGACATCGTTATTTTAAAAGACCATATCAATATGATGCCGGAGCACCCGCTTCGTGGAAAAAATATTGATTCATTCGGTCCACGCTTTGTGGATATGAGTGAGCCCTACAACAGAAAAATGATCCAAACGGCTGAAAAAGCAGCAGCTGAAAACAATATTAAAATCCATCAGGGAGTCTATATCGCTCTACAGGGACCCACCTTTGAAACCCCGGCAGAATATGGCATGATCAAAGCCATTGGTGGTGATATGGTAGGTATGAGTACCGTCCCGGAAGTGATTGTAGCCAGACATATGGGAATGGACACATTCTGCATCTCTGTGATTACAGATCTTGGCGGACCGGATATTGCCTTTGCCGTTTCCCACGAAGAAGTTCTGAATGCAGCCAATAAAGCCATGCCGAATGTAATTGCAATAGTGAAAGGGCTTATCAGAAACTATCCGTAA
- a CDS encoding thioredoxin family protein — MKKLALVLMISIFGLSYSQQQPKVLKTSFSKEALVQKLEDEEGKNISIQQILDQHKGKVLVIDFWAGWCRDCLKALPKAEELEKNNPNVDFVFLSLERSKEGFDKSLDRFNMKDKNNYWFASGWKNDFNNYIDLNWIPRYMVVDQKSSIAKYYAISPEDPEIKKTIDRLLQ, encoded by the coding sequence ATGAAAAAGTTAGCATTAGTTCTTATGATCAGTATTTTTGGACTGAGCTATTCGCAGCAACAGCCAAAGGTACTTAAAACCAGTTTTTCCAAAGAAGCTTTGGTACAGAAACTGGAAGATGAGGAAGGAAAAAATATCTCTATCCAGCAGATCCTTGATCAGCATAAAGGAAAAGTTTTAGTGATCGATTTCTGGGCCGGATGGTGCAGAGACTGTCTGAAAGCTCTTCCCAAAGCCGAAGAACTAGAAAAAAACAATCCAAACGTAGATTTCGTTTTCCTCTCACTGGAAAGATCAAAAGAAGGTTTTGATAAAAGCCTTGACAGATTCAATATGAAGGATAAGAACAACTACTGGTTTGCTTCCGGCTGGAAAAATGACTTTAATAATTATATTGACCTGAACTGGATTCCAAGGTATATGGTTGTAGACCAGAAATCTTCTATCGCAAAATATTATGCCATATCTCCTGAAGATCCGGAAATCAAAAAAACAATAGACCGCCTTTTACAATAA
- a CDS encoding GNAT family N-acetyltransferase — protein sequence MITREATEQDLKTLLEFEQGIVFAERPFNSTLIDGEIHYYDLLQLIKSEESLVLVTEENNEIIASGYAKIKKTENNYSNFDEYAYLGFMYVKPEHRGKGVNKLILDELIGWAKSKNISEVRLDVYSQNESAVKAYEKAGFESLLTTMRMKV from the coding sequence ATGATTACAAGAGAAGCTACAGAACAGGATCTGAAAACACTATTAGAGTTTGAACAGGGAATTGTTTTTGCAGAAAGACCATTCAACAGCACACTTATCGATGGAGAGATCCACTATTATGATTTACTTCAATTAATAAAATCTGAAGAGTCTTTGGTGCTGGTTACAGAAGAGAATAATGAGATTATCGCTTCAGGCTATGCAAAGATCAAAAAGACCGAAAATAATTATTCCAATTTTGATGAGTATGCATATCTGGGATTTATGTATGTAAAACCGGAGCATAGAGGGAAAGGAGTCAACAAACTGATTCTTGATGAACTGATCGGCTGGGCAAAGTCCAAAAACATTTCCGAGGTAAGGCTCGATGTTTATTCTCAAAATGAATCTGCTGTAAAAGCTTACGAAAAAGCAGGATTTGAGTCATTACTTACTACCATGAGGATGAAAGTCTGA
- the dinB gene encoding DNA polymerase IV, whose protein sequence is MDSSFPTRKIIHVDMDAFYASVEQHDDPSLKGKPIAVGGEHRGVVSAASYEARKYGVRSAMPSKTAKEKCPHLIFVPPRFARYKEISRQIREIFHEYTDLVEPLSLDEAYLDVTENKKEIESANQIAKEIRQKIFEKTGLTASAGISVNKFLAKVASDINKPNGQKTIHPDRIEGFLEELPVEKFYGVGKVTANKMFSLGIYKGKDLKKKSLEDLTRLFGKSGGYYYNVVRGIHNSEVKPHRIQKSVAVERTFFEDLFDDQEINEKLEHLSQELHQRLQKNNILGRSLTLKIKYKDFSLFTRSFTKEEYFTSPEQYFNTGKKLWELRPFDKPVRLLGLSLSHLNTEEKKQVSIQLKIPFEEFENP, encoded by the coding sequence ATGGATTCTTCTTTTCCCACCCGCAAAATTATTCATGTGGACATGGATGCATTTTATGCTTCTGTGGAGCAACATGATGATCCTTCGCTTAAGGGAAAACCTATTGCAGTAGGAGGAGAACACCGTGGTGTAGTTTCAGCGGCAAGCTATGAAGCAAGAAAATACGGAGTGCGTTCTGCGATGCCGAGTAAAACTGCTAAAGAGAAATGTCCGCATCTTATTTTTGTGCCACCCCGCTTCGCTCGGTACAAGGAAATATCAAGGCAGATCCGGGAAATTTTTCATGAATATACAGACCTGGTGGAACCTCTTTCTTTGGACGAAGCTTATCTGGATGTTACCGAAAATAAAAAAGAAATAGAATCTGCCAATCAGATTGCGAAAGAGATCCGTCAGAAAATATTTGAAAAGACCGGTCTTACTGCATCTGCAGGAATTTCCGTGAATAAGTTCCTTGCAAAAGTAGCTTCTGATATCAATAAGCCAAATGGGCAAAAGACAATTCATCCTGACAGAATTGAAGGTTTTCTTGAAGAACTTCCGGTAGAAAAATTTTACGGCGTCGGTAAAGTTACGGCTAACAAAATGTTTAGTTTAGGTATTTATAAAGGAAAGGATTTAAAGAAAAAATCGTTGGAAGATCTGACCCGTCTTTTTGGAAAATCAGGAGGATATTACTACAACGTTGTACGTGGCATTCATAATTCTGAGGTAAAACCTCATCGTATTCAGAAAAGCGTTGCAGTGGAAAGGACTTTTTTCGAGGATCTGTTTGATGACCAGGAGATCAATGAGAAGCTGGAGCATCTGAGCCAAGAGCTTCATCAGCGACTGCAAAAAAATAATATTCTGGGAAGGTCTTTAACTTTGAAAATCAAGTATAAGGATTTTTCTCTTTTTACCCGAAGTTTTACAAAGGAAGAATATTTCACCTCTCCCGAACAGTATTTTAACACCGGAAAAAAGCTTTGGGAGCTGAGGCCTTTTGATAAGCCTGTAAGATTACTGGGGCTATCCCTATCGCATCTGAATACTGAAGAAAAAAAGCAGGTTTCTATTCAACTAAAGATTCCGTTTGAAGAATTTGAAAACCCGTAG
- a CDS encoding alpha-amylase codes for MIQFFHWYSEGNGKLWKEAETQATNLAELGITSVWFPPAYKGTNGGYSVGYDAYDLYDLGEFDQKGSLPTKYGTQNDYLKAIQALKKQGIEIIVDIVLGHKAGGDELEKFKAVKVDENNREKIISDVIEIESYTKFTFPGRGKKYSDFEWNFTCFSGVDYAEGMDSHIFKIQSEYGNDWEEMIDDEKGNYDYLMYNDIEHRNPFVREELNSWAEWYSNLTDFDGVRLDALKHISFDFYKEWLTMLRSNSGKNIFAVGEYWAPGQLNLLQRYIEVTEGCMSLFDSSLQNNFHTASKEGGSYDLRRIFDETLTQADPMHSVSLVDNHDTQPLQDLEAPVEAWFKPLAYALILLRENGYPCVFYPDLYGAHYIDKDKEGNDQEIFLEKVDGIEELLKARKDHTYGLQRDYFEDANCLGWTREGDDEHSGCAVVLSNKEAYTKPMEMGGNYIGKNFYDLLGRFQEKVSIDDKGWGNFPVPAGNVSVWVPE; via the coding sequence ATGATTCAATTTTTCCACTGGTATTCTGAAGGAAATGGAAAATTATGGAAAGAAGCAGAAACGCAGGCCACAAATCTGGCAGAATTAGGAATCACCTCAGTCTGGTTTCCCCCTGCCTATAAAGGAACCAATGGAGGATATTCTGTAGGATATGATGCCTATGATCTCTATGATCTGGGAGAATTTGACCAGAAAGGAAGTCTTCCTACAAAATACGGCACCCAAAATGATTATTTAAAAGCTATTCAAGCCTTAAAAAAACAGGGTATTGAGATCATTGTGGATATTGTGCTGGGGCATAAGGCTGGCGGAGATGAACTGGAAAAATTTAAGGCCGTAAAAGTTGACGAGAACAACCGGGAAAAGATTATTTCCGATGTTATCGAAATAGAATCTTATACCAAATTCACCTTTCCCGGAAGAGGAAAAAAGTATTCTGATTTTGAATGGAATTTTACCTGTTTCAGTGGTGTAGATTATGCTGAAGGGATGGATTCCCATATTTTTAAGATACAGTCTGAATACGGGAACGACTGGGAAGAGATGATTGATGATGAAAAGGGAAATTACGATTACCTGATGTACAACGACATCGAGCATCGGAATCCTTTTGTACGTGAAGAACTCAACAGCTGGGCTGAATGGTATTCCAACCTGACAGATTTTGACGGGGTAAGACTGGATGCTTTAAAACATATTTCATTTGATTTTTATAAGGAATGGCTCACCATGCTGCGCTCTAATTCCGGAAAAAACATTTTTGCAGTCGGAGAGTATTGGGCTCCGGGACAACTGAATCTTCTTCAGAGATATATTGAGGTAACAGAAGGCTGTATGAGTCTTTTTGACAGCTCGCTGCAGAATAATTTCCACACGGCTTCAAAGGAGGGCGGTTCTTATGATCTCCGAAGAATTTTTGATGAAACCCTGACCCAAGCTGATCCGATGCATTCTGTAAGTCTTGTCGACAATCATGACACGCAGCCTTTACAGGATCTTGAAGCTCCGGTAGAAGCCTGGTTCAAGCCTTTGGCCTACGCGCTGATCCTTCTCCGGGAGAATGGATATCCTTGTGTTTTTTATCCTGATCTTTATGGGGCTCATTATATTGACAAAGATAAAGAGGGGAATGATCAGGAAATTTTTCTCGAAAAAGTGGATGGTATTGAGGAACTTCTTAAAGCAAGAAAAGATCATACTTATGGATTACAAAGGGATTATTTTGAGGATGCGAACTGCTTAGGCTGGACCCGTGAGGGAGATGATGAGCATTCGGGATGTGCGGTAGTTTTAAGTAATAAGGAGGCTTACACCAAACCTATGGAAATGGGAGGAAATTATATCGGTAAAAATTTCTATGATCTACTGGGCAGATTTCAGGAAAAGGTAAGTATTGACGATAAGGGATGGGGAAATTTTCCGGTTCCTGCAGGAAATGTAAGTGTCTGGGTTCCTGAATAA
- a CDS encoding TIGR04149 family rSAM-modified RiPP, whose protein sequence is MKTKIFQNVRKLNRKELKDLKGGGPIRDRVCCTSNEEGYCCEWATDIWNCRYINC, encoded by the coding sequence ATGAAAACTAAAATTTTTCAAAATGTGAGAAAACTCAACCGAAAGGAGCTTAAAGACTTAAAAGGAGGCGGACCGATCCGGGACAGAGTATGCTGTACTTCCAACGAGGAAGGCTACTGCTGCGAATGGGCCACTGATATTTGGAATTGCCGTTATATCAATTGCTAA
- a CDS encoding carboxylesterase family protein — translation MTVPQVKTHIFQTPFGKIIALKENGIIKAKSIRYAHSERFKRPVPEEPIASEIIFPDKTPVCPQIISPLVEKMIGPTQIENFNPHESIQYLSVFRPEHFTENEKLPVVVWIHGGSHEIGCGDLPTSDPSDWVKEQNIVVVTVSYRLGLFGFLGGDGERPPNLGLFDMIEALKWIKNYILYFGGDPENITLFGQSSGGDAITHLMISEGVEDLFQRVIIQSAPLGLRHNRQKMAAEFLWKTEFLKEEKDALKMVEEYGKYVPSVIRYGLKAAMPFGIQYGFPPLCKEQESAEKWKSKAGKYDVLIGLNDHETAFYLKTSEALSRYFGKGIGLKVIDKLVRKTTEFIYGKPAEEFAKNYAESGGNAYLFRIHSKAEQSGIGAAHCIDLPLIFGNEKAWKYAELLKDIPWEYIYESGKKLRALWAEFARTGKISDTSERPEILELRKI, via the coding sequence ATGACAGTTCCACAGGTAAAAACTCACATTTTTCAGACACCATTTGGGAAAATCATAGCATTAAAAGAAAATGGCATTATTAAAGCCAAAAGTATCCGGTATGCCCATTCCGAAAGATTCAAAAGGCCTGTTCCTGAAGAACCGATAGCTTCGGAAATTATTTTTCCTGATAAAACGCCAGTCTGCCCTCAGATTATAAGCCCGCTGGTCGAAAAGATGATAGGTCCCACTCAAATTGAAAACTTCAATCCTCACGAATCTATCCAATATCTTTCAGTATTCCGACCTGAACATTTTACAGAGAATGAAAAACTTCCCGTTGTTGTATGGATCCATGGAGGCTCCCATGAGATCGGTTGCGGTGACCTACCTACTTCAGATCCTTCTGATTGGGTGAAAGAGCAGAACATTGTGGTCGTTACTGTTTCTTACAGATTGGGACTTTTCGGATTCTTAGGGGGAGATGGGGAAAGACCTCCCAATTTAGGACTGTTTGATATGATTGAAGCCTTGAAGTGGATTAAAAATTACATTCTATATTTTGGTGGTGATCCTGAAAATATTACTCTTTTTGGACAGTCTTCTGGTGGTGATGCTATTACCCATCTTATGATCTCAGAAGGTGTTGAAGACCTTTTTCAGAGAGTCATCATTCAGAGTGCACCATTGGGGCTTCGGCATAATCGACAGAAAATGGCGGCAGAGTTTCTGTGGAAAACTGAATTTCTCAAAGAAGAAAAAGATGCTTTAAAAATGGTGGAAGAATATGGGAAATATGTACCGTCTGTCATAAGGTACGGATTGAAAGCAGCCATGCCTTTCGGAATACAGTACGGATTTCCTCCATTATGTAAAGAACAGGAATCTGCAGAAAAGTGGAAGTCAAAGGCTGGAAAATATGATGTGCTGATTGGCTTGAATGATCATGAAACTGCATTTTATCTCAAAACTTCAGAGGCTTTAAGCAGGTATTTTGGAAAAGGGATAGGTTTAAAGGTTATTGATAAACTGGTAAGAAAAACAACTGAATTTATTTACGGAAAACCAGCAGAAGAGTTTGCGAAAAATTATGCGGAATCAGGAGGTAATGCCTATTTATTCAGGATTCATTCCAAAGCAGAACAAAGTGGGATAGGAGCAGCACATTGTATAGATCTTCCCCTTATTTTCGGAAATGAAAAGGCTTGGAAATATGCAGAACTGCTGAAAGATATTCCCTGGGAATACATTTATGAAAGTGGAAAAAAATTAAGGGCACTTTGGGCAGAATTTGCCAGAACAGGGAAAATATCAGATACTTCTGAAAGACCGGAAATTCTTGAGCTTCGTAAAATTTAA